A genome region from Eurosta solidaginis isolate ZX-2024a chromosome 2, ASM4086904v1, whole genome shotgun sequence includes the following:
- the LOC137242007 gene encoding lipopolysaccharide-induced tumor necrosis factor-alpha factor homolog, whose amino-acid sequence MAYNKHPYDEIRSDLPSEWNTPTAPPPAYKETNNSITEQPGLSGVPMAGQLPIPQYTSIYANPNPPVGPQSTQLRCPECKCMVKTTVRHRSTAKTHLACLLLTWTGCCCCLPYCMDTCRNANHFCPMCGTFVDTYQS is encoded by the coding sequence ATGGCATACAATAAGCATCCTTATGATGAAATTCGTAGTGATTTGCCATCTGAATGGAATACACCAACAGCACCGCCGCCGGCGTATAAGGAAACTAATAATTCGATCACCGAGCAACCTGGACTCAGTGGTGTGCCAATGGCCGGTCAATTACCAATACCGCAGTATACATCCATTTATGCCAATCCGAATCCACCAGTGGGTCCACAATCTACGCAATTGCGTTGCCCAGAGTGCAAATGTATGGTTAAGACGACGGTTAGACACCGTTCAACGGCAAAAACACATTTGGCATGTTTGTTGTTAACGTggactggttgttgttgttgccttccATATTGTATGGATACCTGTCGCAATGCAAATCATTTTTGCCCAATGTGCGGCACATTTGTTGATACTTATCAATCATAG